CCTTCCTCTGCCCGCCTCCAGGAATGTGGCTGATGTTGCCCAGAGAGCCCACTTTGGACTGAACTTTAAACTCCAGCTTCTCGTTTTTGATCTCAATGTTTCCaccacctaaaaaaaaaaattataatctgAGTGCAGCACCATTATTAAAGAAGTGGAAGAACTTGTACTGGTAAGAACCAGCACCAGTAAATTTCCTGcttttaaaatcaaacaatccaccaacccacctccaccccaGCTTCTTTGGTTAATGCTTTTCATGGTATTCAGAGCAGAGGCATGAACATAAATTACTACGTGTGGTATTTCATTTACACTGAAGGTGGGGGAGACTTCTACTACtaattatattgttgttatgtACTCTGTTCACAAAAGCTTGTCACCTAAAATTAAGCAGAAAGTTGGAATAATGTTTTACCCGGCTTGTGATGAATGTTGTCCTTCGAGCCACACTTAGATGTAACGTTGCTCAGATCGATCTTTTTGTGCACGATTTGAatctgagaggaaaaaaacagcacaaacagagttTGAATGCAGACCAGCAGAGTCAGCAGCTCTGAAGTCGCCCTGCATGCAGCCACAGAGGAGCTGATCCTATAAAACCGGCCTGTTAGTAAAACTGTTCCTGAAAGCAGGTTTAACGGTCTCTGAGTCGTACTTTAAAGTCGCGTTGGAGCTCTGTCTCTAAACGTGGGATCTTTTAGTGAATCAACACCTTTGTTTTTAGATAAGAGCGACTCAGTCAATAACATGAAATCAGATGATGATTTGGAGTTGCTGCTTTTGCCACTGAACATCTGGTCTTTAAACTTAAGGTTTCACTTGTTGCACGATGaccaatcattttttaaatatgtattaaTAATAAATCTGTGATTTCCGTCTTTCTCCTTACATTTACAACAAACTTGACTATAAAAACCTGCTTTCTGGAACCAGGTTATGGAAGGAAACACAGATTAACAGCACTGACTAACAGACTGGATTAACAGATAAAGTTTTAATCTGAGCAGTGTGACCTTACCCCACTGCAGAAAAACAAGTGACCATCTTCTGCACTAACTGATAAAAGCCAGATTTCAGCAGCCATGCCATGCATGGATAGATGATGTCACTCTTGGctgtttgtctgcaaacacagaGCGCTCAGTCTCTCTGAGAGCTGAGGTCACCTCAGCGTGCACGACAACAGGCACTGTTTGGTGGAGAAGCCGAGGACAGCAGGGCTCTTTGTTACCCGATCAGGACACTTTGAGGGGACAATTAGTTCACTTCACATCAAGGTTTTAGGAAATAAAAACGTCCACAAACAGGATTCATGCGTGTGGCTTCAGGAGCAGATTTGAGGGCAAAGATTCAACAGAGTTATCGGGCTTACATGAGACGCAGAGCATTGCATAACACGGTAGATCCACTAAACTAAGAAGACTCTGATTTAGGAACTACGGAGCATCTAAACCAGTGAAAGAAAAGCGCTGGCAGGGCGGTTTAGTGCTGTTCTAGTATGAAATGCTCAGATCTGTTCACGAGTTCAGTAAAACTGTTAATGGGAGAAGTTGGCAGGTCAGCGTTTGGGAGGTCAGAAGGGCTGGACACAGACGGGAGGATCTGTGCTCCTTTCTGAGGATGCGTTCAGTGGAAGCACACCTCTACTCACATTGCCACCACCGGGTACATGTTTTATATTATCTTTGGAGCCACACCGGGACTGCACATTGCTCAAGTCCAACTTCTTATCGAGAATTTGCACCTGGAAAGTTGATACATGGGGGTGAAAAAAACACAGTTATGGCGGAGAAAGCAAAGAGCTGCGAATGAAGACGATTACTGGAGAGGAAGATTAGATGTCAGAGGAATGAGTTTGAGGCTCAGGGGAGTGAGAGCTGACCGAGATACTCGAGACCCTCGTGAGGACAGGTCCCCACATCGCTGCACTGGTGCTTTGAAGCCATTACAATCAGGTGAAGCATTTCAGAGGTTTTCAAACTGTACAGGAGGAACCATCAAGTTAGACCTCTGAGGTCCAAGTCATCACCGGAGATGACTCCAACTCTAACCCGGGGTAAAACTGGTTTTCACTAAACTGTTTTCCAAATTTTTGACAAtcggggaaaaaaatgaaacaatcagAAAAAAGTTAAAGGTAACCCTGTGATGACTTTGACCATACAGGGTTGAGACTTTTCattagcaaaaaaacaaaaacggtgTACGAAAGAGATCgataaatacacagagagatGACAGCACCAGTTATAAATGCAAGAATATGACACTGACACTCAGCAGATACGTTTTTAGATAAATCTTCTTTAACTGCTCCTCACTGCAGGTATCTGTCATGGTTTGATGCTGTGTCGCAGGCTAGGTTAGAACCAAACGCAGGACACTCAGACGGAAAACGACTcaaagcagcagcttcattttctGGGAAAAAttttctgggaaaaaaaatccataaaataAACggaaaacaaacccaaacttGAAGATAGAAACTGGAAACTAAGAAGTTAACACTGGGAGGCTAGAAAACCAGGCGCACGgaggaaacacacagcaaagaGAGTACAACACAGGGCTTGACAGCAACCATTggggcatgtagacatggtgaAAGACCTGGTAAAGGGCATCAGACTGGGGGGAATAAAGGTGATTTAAGGGACTTTGAACAtggcgtggttgttggtgctagCCGAGTACTTGAGAATCTGTTCATCTTTTCCCCACACTTCCATCTGTGGGTTCACAGAGAACTCTCTAAATGCACAACACGTCGAACCTTGAGGCAGACGGACTGTAATTAGACAAGAGAAGACTGAAGTCTCTGCTgcgacattcagatggtagggtcagaatttggcataaacaccATGAAAGCacggatccatcctgcctcTCATGAACGGTTGAGGATGGACGAGGTGGTGTAACGGTGTGGAGGAcattttcttgttgttgctcATCATCTCTGGCATCATAATCACAGGTACTTTGGAAAAGATCAAGATCATTTACCACGACTGCTCTTTTTACAGaatttgtaaaaatgtattcaacatttcctctttttattGAGAGGATGTGCTTGAACTTTAACTGAACTGATAAAGTTGTAGATTTAGTCGCGTCAGACTCTGAAAACCTCTGAAATCCTTCAGTCTGGATGGAAAAATGCACAGGTGAGGGGGAGACTGTTAACCCTTTGAGTCACAGAGCAGCGAGGCTGCAGGGGGAGCCTGGCGTATCTGGGTCCATGTGACATTTTCAGTGCATAATCAGTTGATTCTGATGAGGTCAGGTGTGAGGTACCTGCTGATTTTCATAGAATGGCGCTACCGTAATGACAGgaagttgcttttttttgtaaaacaagCTGAACCGCACTTGTAAATGATGCAACAGGCTTTGTGAATAATCCCTTTGCTTGTGCCTTTGTGGAATTAGTGGGACTTCTTTTAAAGCTACAGTCTCTCTCACCTTGCCTCCACCAGGCGTGTGCTTTAGGTTGTCTTTAGAACCGCAGCGAGATTGGACGTTACTTAAGTCCAGCTTCTTCTCGAGGATTTTGACCTGcaacaagacaaaaaacaagtaaattCTTCAGGAAATAAAACGAGAACAGCTGGGGGAAGGGAGTCAGTCCGAAAGGAGGAAGTGAGATGGTGAAAGAGATCTCGGCGTTAAAGCTGCCATCTGTAActctgcatatttgtcacacttcgAGTAAGTCGTCAGTTTTCTGACGAATTTAGTGGAGCAGATTGCAAAAATAGCGATGTTTTAATGCAGCTGCAGAGTTTCAAACAGATGTTTTAGCAAGGGTATTAAAGTTAATTAAAACTTAattaagtgtaaaaaaaaatctctttagaaacataaatatgaataaaaaacaaaaagcaactaAGGAAATACGCTGCACTCACAAAATTacttaaatgaaaaagaaatactaaaaattgtattattttttaaaaaaattgctcAAATTTGTCAACATAACCAACTCGAGGAGGCTCTAGCTGTGTTAATGTTAACTGGGAGAGACAGAGCTATTTGTTAAATATCAGAACAAtataacagtgttttttttctgtgttaaaagCAAATCAATAATCAGTTTAATGTTAAAGATGCCAGCTTTAGCTCAGTACATCACCAGTTTTCAGTGAAAGAATTAAAATCATATAAAAACTTCAGTCTTATgtgcatagactgtatataaatgatggaCGTAGCTTCTGGGTCTGAACAGTGAACTGaattaaacctgcattctttctgtgtccagcagagggcgacTCCTGTAGTAGcaaaaagcagtttttgttaggtacacctgtccTTCTGCTCATAATGCAATAACTAATTAGCCAATCACGTGGTAGCAACTCAATGCTTACGACTGAATGGACTCAACAGCTATTTTtcgtatttttattttcttttatttgttcttaGATTTGAGCTTATTTTGCCATAAAGCATCGTCAGTCTGCTAATGCAGTCTGATTGGTCTGTTAGGTCTGTCTTACAGGTGTAGAGACTAGTTGGCAACCACCCGGCAACCACCTGGTCGTTACAGAAAACTGTGTATTCACCAACTGGTTGCTGGCTGATGCAAAAAAGGTTCTGCACCCACAACCTCCTTGTTATTGCTTTAGTTGCTAGCAGAACGCCGCAGTCACCCATAGTTTGCACAGTAGAAGCCGACTTGTCTGTGGAGCCGTCGCgaaacttgaaaaagtgcaTCACAAAccgtttcaaaataaaagttgtgccttttgAAACACGCTGGTTGCAGCAGCAGGACACTTTTACTCTGAAGGTGAAACATTTCTGGTTGGTGCAGACAAGTTGGCGTCTTTCATGCTAACTACGGGTGACGATCTGCTAATGACCAAAGTAATAAAAAGGTGGTTTCCAGTGCAGCACCATATACCTCTGGGACTGTCAACAAAGTCCAGTAGTGGTTACTGGAAAAGAAAGCTCGTGATTATACTGGTGGCTATGTCTAGGGCTGTCCTTCCCTGTGATCTGGAAGACGCTGTTGCGTTGCATACCTCAGTTTCTCAGCCAAAACTAAGGCGTCaaagaccaaaacaaacaacTCGAAGCTGTTAAACGGGACTCCAGGGTGAGTGATGCCacagtggctacatccatcttttatatacagtccatGCCAATTAGGGATTAATGAGCAGATTGTGTTTCCACATCCGAGTCCACCTTCTGATCGGATCATTAGAGGAGAGCACTTTGCTTTTACCAGGAGTTAGTTTCTGATGGTCATAACTGCAGAGATACTCAAGAGTCTGGAGTTGAGTTCATCCCCCAGTTACTCACATTGCCGCCACCGGGTACATGTTTGATATTGTCTTTGGAGCCACACTTAGACTGCACATTACTAAAGTCCAACTTCTGATCAAGGATTTGTACCTGGAAAAGTGAAAATGTCAGCTTTTAGATTTAGAGTTTAGACGATGGCTTGATTTGATTAAAGAAGTGGGGAGAAACTCGTGCGGGAGTGTGACCGCATGCGGGGTTGGGGAGAGTCGATAATTCAAAGTGTGCATTGGTCTTCacttcttctcatttctttactTGTCCAACACTGGCACGAACCAAAGACTGATTTTTCAGCTCTTCTATCATCTACCAGAATAAAGACTTTCTAGTTTGAACTCTGAATGGAgctgaattatttattttggtccATAAATATCACAACACGTGATACTTTTGAGTTTCATCAGTAAAACATCGGACACGTGACTGCACCCTGAATAAAATTAGACCAAAGACCTGCATGGCTTTAGCTAAAATAAACCTCTAgcgcgacacacacacacacacacacactgcagactACACTCGACACACTGAGCTGCAGACTGGCGTTTTACTTCCACAAACATTTCTTAGAGACACGGCTGCCCCGGGAAGATTAGAGCTAAAtaatattgaaataaaaaaataaaaataataataaaagatcttttttaaaaaaagttacattGTGTCCTTATCAAAACTAACTTGATTAAAATAATCTTTAGTGTATTTGTCTGTTGAGACCTGAAGTGTGCGGATTATTGTGAGTCAGCTGCCTGACTTGTGTTTGTATAGTAACACCTGAACTTCTGAACCCTGacaaatcatcatcatctagTCTTCTTCTTTCGGTTCCTCTTTTTAGGGTCACCACACAGACCACCTGCCTCAACCCAGCATCCTCTTTTCCCACTTACCTTCACTACATCCTCCTTACATCTTCACTGTTACACCTGTCTCCCTCACCTGTCTGTGCTCTTCTCTCCAAGTTAAACTAACTAGTTAATCTGTGTGCTCTTCATTCTCTTCATAGCTGCCGTCCCCTGAAATAATGCCCTATatgtaataataaaagtaacaaTGGAGCAAGTAAAAAACTAAATGAGCAAATCCACTCTGGAAACAAACACGAAAGGGAAAAAGTAGGTGGAAGGAACAACAAAGGGTTCAGGGCCTTCTTTGTTGGTATTAAAACTCAAGCATGTAAAATGACCGAGTGGGGTCATCAGATTTTACACAAAACTGATTTGCAGTTTTTAAGAGGTGCTTCTCAGACCTGAAACCTGGACAAAACCTGAACTTCCTGCCTGATCTCATCACGTTATTGTGCAGAAATATCAGCTGATTCTGAGGAACTTTTCTCAGATTTGATCGTTTTTATAAATGGAACGACTCTCAAGGCTCTCGGTCTGTTAGCCACGGTTAGTCACGATTAAAAGAGGAAGAAATGAtgttaaaaacagttttgtggCTATCCGCGATACACCAATAGGCCAAAATGAAACGCTGCAGAAACAGAGGGACACATTTGTGGCAGGAAAAGGTTTTATGATTAAAAACCCACGATGGCACATAGAAATATACGCCTGGATCGTAGACGACTCCACTCGGTCACGTGAATGTTAAACCTCTGATCTGCAAACTCAGTGGATCAGTGGGCGGTGTTCTGTGAGGGGGTGTATTCAGAGTATTTCCCGGGTTACCTTTCCCCCTCCGGGCTGATGCTTGATGTTTTCTGTGGAGCCGATCTTGGACCTGACGTTCTTCAGGTCTGGCAGCGGCGCCGCGGCGGCCAGAGGAGCCGGTGGACGGCTCTTCAGCGAGCCCGGGGATTTGGGGGTGGAGCGCACCACAGCcaccttcttcactttgttgGCATCAGCCCCCGACTTTGCAGAATTTGATTGACTAGCGGGGGATTTGGGAGTGCCGGGGCTGCTCTGTCCACTCCTGGCATCTAGAGGAACCAGAGAAATTATAAGTTAGGAGGAGTGTGATGAGTCATGCATGTagaagaaatcattaaaaaaataataaaaaataaagcatacTAGGAGCTCTACTGGCTAAAAGCTGACCGAGTTTGATCCAGAAACAGCAGATCAGACCGTGGCATTGTGGCCATGCAAGGCTGGAAGCGATTTCTAATCATTtgctttatttgatttgattttttttacctttttcattttttggagTGAGGGATTTGTTGGCACGAGCTAGATCACAGAAAATATAACACATCATTACCGCGTACTCCAAAAATACGGAAGCCTATATTaaagtaataat
This sequence is a window from Pelmatolapia mariae isolate MD_Pm_ZW linkage group LG8, Pm_UMD_F_2, whole genome shotgun sequence. Protein-coding genes within it:
- the mapta gene encoding microtubule-associated protein tau isoform X11; the protein is MEYVNNASNSYSSGDTMSSSLANMTIKDQHHQENGVKMKVRSLAFPSLQPSLVHSFSPFPFPIILCANRKQRTESGPSAGVNNTCISSETQTGASSTAQGVMDNGDKTQTATTPTSSPQRPSITAKGTKSPASSRNGHSSIPIKVSSTGPRQPGSGAKSQTPGAKTSARTAAQPARANKSLTPKNEKDARSGQSSPGTPKSPASQSNSAKSGADANKVKKVAVVRSTPKSPGSLKSRPPAPLAAAAPLPDLKNVRSKIGSTENIKHQPGGGKVQILDQKLDFSNVQSKCGSKDNIKHVPGGGNVKILEKKLDLSNVQSRCGSKDNLKHTPGGGKVQILDKKLDLSNVQSRCGSKDNIKHVPGGGNIQIVHKKIDLSNVTSKCGSKDNIHHKPGGGNIEIKNEKLEFKVQSKVGSLGNISHIPGGGQRKIESHKLNFRETAKARTDHGAEIVSLEDSPHQLSTVSSSGSINMTDSPQLSTLADQVSASLAKQGL
- the mapta gene encoding microtubule-associated protein tau isoform X18 — its product is MEYVNNASNSYSSGDTMSSSLANMTIKDQHHQENGVKMKVRSLAFPSLQPSLVHSFSPFPFPIILCANRKQRTESGPSAGVNNTCISSETQTEAPAEKAGAEDTESTTSKDEGQLAAGASSTAQGVMDNGDKSGAKSQTPGAKTSARTAAQPDARSGQSSPGTPKSPASQSNSAKSGADANKVKKVAVVRSTPKSPGSLKSRPPAPLAAAAPLPDLKNVRSKIGSTENIKHQPGGGKVQILDQKLDFSNVQSKCGSKDNIKHVPGGGNVKILEKKLDLSNVQSRCGSKDNLKHTPGGGKVQILDKKLDLSNVQSRCGSKDNIKHVPGGGNIQIVHKKIDLSNVTSKCGSKDNIHHKPGGGNIEIKNEKLEFKVQSKVGSLGNISHIPGGGQRKIESHKLNFRETAKARTDHGAEIVSLEDSPHQLSTVSSSGSINMTDSPQLSTLADQVSASLAKQGL
- the mapta gene encoding microtubule-associated protein tau isoform X15, yielding MEYVNNASNSYSSGDTMSSSLANMTIKDQHHQENGVKMKVRSLAFPSLQPSLVHSFSPFPFPIILCANRKQRTESGPSAGVNNTCISSETQTEAPAEKAGAEDTESTTSKDEGQLAGASSTAQGVMDNGDKSGAKSQTPGAKTSARTAAQPARANKSLTPKNEKDARSGQSSPGTPKSPASQSNSAKSGADANKVKKVAVVRSTPKSPGSLKSRPPAPLAAAAPLPDLKNVRSKIGSTENIKHQPGGGKVQILDQKLDFSNVQSKCGSKDNIKHVPGGGNVKILEKKLDLSNVQSRCGSKDNLKHTPGGGKVQILDKKLDLSNVQSRCGSKDNIKHVPGGGNIQIVHKKIDLSNVTSKCGSKDNIHHKPGGGNIEIKNEKLEFKVQSKVGSLGNISHIPGGGQRKIESHKLNFRETAKARTDHGAEIVSLEDSPHQLSTVSSSGSINMTDSPQLSTLADQVSASLAKQGL